In one Brevibacillus composti genomic region, the following are encoded:
- a CDS encoding helix-turn-helix transcriptional regulator, giving the protein MQENSYTTEEIAKLLKISKLTVYDLIKKGELPAYRVGRQMRVDASDLEAYKARAKGAHRGTAAAYSPAAMPVQAATLVPVSAARSTQRQSVIISGQDVSLDLLADHLGKRMDSARPLRSYVGSINSLWAMYRGEADIVSTHLFDGDTGTYNIPYVRHILVGHRFLVVHLLSRWAGFYVQPGNPLGLAAWEDFRRPGVRMVNREKGSGARTLVEEQFRLHGIKGGDVAGYGREEGNHLSVAGAIARGEADIGVGIEKAAHLVGVEFLPMIEERYDLVLLKTGENRAWIEQVLKILRSPEFRNDLSALGGYNLTDTGKVVYETW; this is encoded by the coding sequence ATGCAAGAGAACTCCTATACGACCGAAGAAATCGCCAAGCTGCTGAAAATCTCCAAATTGACGGTCTATGATCTCATCAAAAAAGGAGAACTCCCCGCTTATCGGGTGGGCAGACAAATGAGAGTGGACGCTTCTGATCTGGAAGCGTACAAGGCTCGTGCCAAGGGGGCGCACCGGGGGACTGCCGCAGCGTATTCGCCGGCGGCAATGCCCGTACAGGCAGCGACGTTAGTGCCAGTCTCCGCCGCCCGCAGCACACAGCGTCAATCAGTCATCATCAGCGGGCAGGATGTCAGTCTCGATCTGCTGGCGGATCACCTGGGCAAGCGGATGGACAGCGCCCGTCCGCTTCGCTCCTACGTGGGCAGCATCAACAGCCTCTGGGCGATGTACAGAGGCGAGGCCGACATCGTCAGCACGCATTTGTTTGACGGGGACACGGGCACGTATAACATCCCTTATGTCCGGCATATTCTGGTCGGCCATCGTTTTCTGGTGGTCCACCTGCTCTCTCGCTGGGCCGGTTTTTACGTGCAGCCGGGCAATCCTCTGGGACTTGCGGCGTGGGAGGATTTTCGCCGGCCCGGCGTCCGCATGGTCAACCGCGAAAAAGGCTCCGGTGCTCGCACTTTGGTCGAAGAGCAGTTCCGCCTGCATGGCATAAAAGGCGGTGATGTGGCCGGATACGGGCGGGAGGAGGGCAATCACCTCTCGGTGGCGGGGGCAATCGCTCGCGGCGAGGCGGATATCGGGGTCGGCATCGAAAAAGCGGCTCACCTCGTCGGAGTCGAATTCTTGCCGATGATCGAGGAGCGCTACGATCTCGTCTTGCTCAAGACGGGGGAAAACCGGGCGTGGATTGAGCAGGTGCTGAAGATCCTGCGTTCCCCCGAATTCCGCAATGACCTGTCCGCGCTCGGCGGCTACAACCTGACCGATACGGGAAAAGTGGTTTACGAAACCTGGTAA
- the modA gene encoding molybdate ABC transporter substrate-binding protein produces MAISLTKTNLFSFLLAMFILALAGCSAPSTPSAPSSTPSAGAGTPPAQDQAELMVSAAASLTDALQELKPLFEKNHPGVTVTYVLGSSGKLATQIEQGAPSDLFLSAGKKDMDKLDEKQLIEKESRIDFARNQLVLVISKDRLVPVSSFEDLQAGAVQHIAVGQPDSVPAGRYAKETLEHLQLWEPLSEKMVFASDVRQVLTFVESGNAEAGIVYSSDAASSDRVQVAAAANPEWHQPIVYPGAVIQGSPRAQLARDFLASLSSEEGREILKKYGFH; encoded by the coding sequence TTGGCTATTTCTTTGACCAAAACGAATTTGTTTTCCTTTTTGCTCGCCATGTTCATCCTGGCACTCGCCGGCTGTTCCGCCCCGTCGACACCGTCGGCACCGTCGTCCACGCCGTCTGCCGGGGCCGGCACTCCCCCTGCTCAAGACCAGGCGGAATTGATGGTCTCGGCCGCAGCCAGCCTCACCGATGCTTTGCAAGAGCTAAAACCGCTCTTTGAAAAGAACCATCCGGGCGTAACCGTCACCTATGTCCTGGGCAGCTCCGGAAAGCTGGCTACCCAGATCGAGCAGGGAGCACCCTCTGATCTCTTCCTCTCAGCCGGCAAAAAAGATATGGACAAGCTGGATGAGAAACAATTGATCGAAAAAGAGAGCCGCATCGATTTTGCCCGAAATCAGTTGGTCCTCGTCATCAGCAAGGATCGCTTAGTGCCGGTATCCTCCTTTGAGGACTTGCAAGCCGGCGCTGTGCAGCATATCGCGGTGGGCCAGCCTGACAGTGTCCCGGCCGGACGCTATGCAAAAGAGACGCTGGAACATCTGCAGCTGTGGGAGCCGCTGTCTGAAAAAATGGTGTTCGCCAGCGACGTGCGTCAGGTGCTCACGTTTGTGGAATCGGGAAATGCCGAAGCGGGAATCGTCTACAGCAGCGACGCAGCCAGCTCCGATCGGGTACAGGTCGCAGCCGCGGCAAATCCGGAGTGGCACCAGCCGATCGTCTATCCGGGAGCCGTGATCCAAGGCTCACCCCGCGCCCAGTTGGCCAGGGATTTCCTCGCGTCTCTGTCCAGCGAGGAGGGCCGGGAGATTTTGAAAAAATACGGTTTTCACTAA
- the modB gene encoding molybdate ABC transporter permease subunit gives MDSNLTPLALSLKVALISTAVVFLSGLVMARFLTQKEFWGKNMVESLLLLPLVLPPTVVGFGLLLAFGKNGFLGKWLSDVFGLQIVFTLTGAVIASVVVSFPLMYQSAQAAFSSIDRRLEDAARTMGASEWRLFWTVSFPLAWPGLLAGLVLSFARGLGEFGATLMLAGYIPGKTDTIPVAIYFAVEAGQMDKAMFWVIVIVALGLCTTVWLNWWSRRHLRRYAYKK, from the coding sequence GTGGACTCAAATCTAACTCCCCTGGCCCTGTCTTTGAAAGTGGCGCTCATCTCCACGGCTGTCGTCTTTTTAAGCGGGCTGGTGATGGCGAGATTTTTGACGCAAAAGGAGTTCTGGGGGAAAAACATGGTGGAATCCCTGCTTTTGCTGCCGCTCGTACTCCCGCCGACGGTAGTCGGTTTTGGCCTGCTGCTCGCCTTTGGCAAAAACGGATTCCTCGGCAAGTGGCTCTCGGATGTCTTTGGTCTGCAGATCGTGTTCACGCTGACAGGTGCTGTCATCGCGTCGGTCGTCGTCTCCTTTCCGCTGATGTATCAGAGCGCTCAGGCGGCGTTTTCGAGCATAGACCGCCGCCTGGAGGATGCGGCGCGAACGATGGGGGCATCCGAGTGGCGCCTCTTTTGGACGGTTTCGTTTCCGCTCGCCTGGCCCGGACTTTTGGCGGGGCTCGTCCTCTCTTTCGCCAGAGGGCTCGGCGAGTTTGGAGCGACCTTGATGCTGGCCGGGTACATCCCGGGCAAAACGGACACTATACCCGTCGCGATCTACTTCGCGGTAGAGGCGGGTCAAATGGACAAAGCAATGTTCTGGGTCATCGTGATCGTCGCGCTGGGATTGTGCACGACCGTCTGGCTCAACTGGTGGAGCCGCCGCCATCTGCGCCGCTACGCCTACAAAAAATGA
- a CDS encoding ATP-binding cassette domain-containing protein, giving the protein MLHVDFTKSLPEFTLTARFSVGEEIAVLFGPSGSGKTTILNCIAGLTHPDDGSIRLSSQVFFDGERPYKLPPQNRGVGYVFQEYALFPHMTVEQNIRYGMKRHAQVNLPELLQTVGIDHLLSKYPHQLSGGQKQRAALVRALATEPSILLLDEPLSALDAQTRRQCQDELLRIHEKWRIPILLVTHDQDEAERLGDLVLTSENGAWCLPLQHKKSHALSPAP; this is encoded by the coding sequence ATGCTTCATGTAGATTTTACGAAAAGCCTGCCGGAATTTACATTGACCGCCCGCTTTTCCGTCGGGGAGGAGATCGCCGTCCTGTTCGGTCCCTCCGGCTCGGGAAAGACGACGATTCTCAACTGCATCGCCGGTCTGACACACCCCGACGACGGGTCCATCCGCCTGTCCAGCCAGGTCTTTTTTGACGGCGAGCGGCCGTATAAGCTGCCCCCGCAAAACCGGGGAGTCGGGTACGTTTTTCAGGAGTACGCCCTTTTTCCCCATATGACAGTGGAACAAAACATCCGCTACGGGATGAAGCGGCACGCTCAGGTAAACCTGCCCGAGCTGCTGCAAACAGTAGGAATCGATCATCTGCTCTCCAAATATCCGCATCAATTGTCGGGCGGACAAAAACAACGGGCAGCCTTGGTCCGGGCGCTGGCCACGGAGCCGTCCATCCTGCTGCTCGACGAGCCGCTCTCCGCCCTCGATGCCCAGACCCGGCGTCAGTGTCAGGATGAGCTGCTGCGCATCCACGAAAAATGGCGGATCCCCATCTTGCTCGTCACCCATGACCAGGACGAAGCGGAGCGCCTCGGCGACCTGGTGCTGACTAGCGAGAATGGGGCCTGGTGCCTCCCCCTGCAACATAAAAAAAGCCATGCCCTCTCCCCTGCGCCGTAA
- a CDS encoding 5-oxoprolinase subunit PxpA — translation MIHLDINCDLAEGYGRGRRGEDLGIMKWITSVNIACGLHAGDPHIICRTVEAALRHGVKIGAHPGYPDVHGFGRRSMNLTVREVYELILYQVSALSGVTRALGGELHHVKLHGALYNEAAERPELAEAVARAISDIDDELIVYALSGSALVEAGLEYGLQVAEEVFADRAYLPNGRLAPRELEGSVLISKEEQMEQTRQLVLKQKVKTVDGTSIALAADTLCVHCESPDVLQFLIELHRWAKQNDIQLQAIAPR, via the coding sequence ATGATACATCTCGATATTAACTGTGACCTGGCGGAGGGCTATGGCCGCGGAAGAAGAGGCGAAGACTTGGGCATCATGAAGTGGATCACCTCCGTCAACATTGCCTGCGGCCTTCATGCCGGAGACCCCCATATCATTTGCCGGACGGTTGAAGCGGCGCTTCGGCACGGGGTGAAGATTGGCGCGCATCCCGGCTACCCGGACGTCCACGGTTTTGGGCGCCGCTCGATGAACCTGACTGTCCGTGAAGTATATGAGCTCATCTTGTACCAGGTGTCAGCCTTGTCCGGCGTGACCCGCGCGTTGGGTGGAGAGCTGCATCACGTGAAGCTGCACGGGGCTTTGTACAACGAAGCGGCAGAACGGCCGGAACTGGCAGAGGCGGTAGCACGGGCGATTTCCGACATCGATGACGAGCTGATCGTCTACGCCCTCTCCGGCAGCGCTTTGGTGGAAGCCGGATTGGAGTATGGCCTGCAGGTAGCGGAAGAGGTTTTTGCGGACCGCGCCTATCTGCCGAACGGACGCCTGGCCCCTCGCGAGCTGGAGGGCAGCGTGCTGATCAGCAAGGAGGAACAGATGGAGCAGACCAGACAGTTGGTGCTGAAGCAAAAGGTCAAGACTGTTGACGGCACGAGCATTGCCTTGGCCGCCGATACCCTCTGCGTTCATTGCGAAAGTCCCGATGTCCTCCAATTTCTCATCGAATTGCACCGCTGGGCGAAGCAGAATGATATCCAGCTGCAAGCCATCGCACCGCGATAA
- a CDS encoding YlbG family protein — protein MRERRLGLAVWVKNTRAAKNLRKFGTIHYVSKRLNYVSMYVDAAQIDETIRVLERLHFVTRIERSHRHEIPIEYNNAKPDKAKEYDYKQEKHQLMALADSLIGENELQPAGSPQ, from the coding sequence ATGAGAGAAAGACGTTTGGGTCTTGCCGTATGGGTGAAAAATACCCGTGCCGCTAAAAATTTACGCAAATTCGGAACCATTCATTACGTCTCCAAACGCTTAAACTACGTCTCGATGTACGTCGATGCCGCTCAGATCGACGAAACCATTCGGGTGTTGGAGCGGCTCCACTTCGTCACCAGGATCGAGCGCTCCCATCGTCACGAAATTCCGATTGAATACAATAATGCGAAGCCGGATAAGGCAAAGGAATACGATTACAAACAGGAGAAGCACCAGCTCATGGCGCTCGCTGATTCCCTGATCGGGGAGAACGAACTGCAACCAGCGGGAAGCCCTCAATGA
- a CDS encoding YlbF family regulator → MEALKTVDMAELILHSHELSTMINQSREVSAYIHAKQCMERDEEAQRLLAQFERKKEQYEDVQRFGKYHPDYEKISTEIRQLKRSIEMLDSVQAFKRAEDALDQLLYEVSRTIADSVSNSIKVPSNNPFLEAKSSGCGGGGSCGCSVKKRSS, encoded by the coding sequence ATGGAAGCATTGAAAACAGTGGATATGGCTGAGCTCATACTGCATTCGCATGAGCTGTCCACGATGATCAACCAGTCCCGCGAGGTCTCGGCTTATATACACGCCAAGCAGTGCATGGAGAGGGACGAAGAGGCACAGCGCCTGCTCGCCCAGTTTGAACGGAAAAAAGAACAGTACGAGGATGTGCAGCGCTTCGGGAAATACCATCCCGACTACGAGAAAATCTCTACGGAGATTCGTCAGCTCAAGCGCTCCATCGAAATGCTGGACTCTGTGCAAGCCTTTAAGCGGGCGGAGGATGCCCTCGACCAGCTCCTGTACGAAGTGAGCCGCACCATCGCGGATTCGGTGTCAAACAGTATCAAGGTGCCCAGCAACAACCCGTTTCTGGAAGCGAAAAGCAGCGGTTGCGGCGGCGGCGGAAGCTGCGGCTGCAGTGTGAAAAAGCGCTCCTCGTAG
- a CDS encoding protease complex subunit PrcB family protein, giving the protein MLHAWYSLLLAASLAWTGQPFSIDHPTSPNAAVEVGEALQPAASSYPPAVQDALRSVRKAGGHTIVRADKQTYVVIGAGQRPTGGYRLIAERIERKGTHGYVIHVREQKPAAGAMKTQVISFPTLVVTVPDSQAQINVVFR; this is encoded by the coding sequence ATGTTGCACGCATGGTACAGTTTGCTTTTGGCTGCCTCTCTCGCATGGACAGGTCAGCCTTTCTCTATAGATCATCCTACCAGCCCGAACGCGGCTGTGGAAGTTGGAGAAGCGCTGCAGCCGGCAGCTTCTTCCTACCCTCCTGCTGTTCAGGATGCGCTTCGCTCCGTTCGGAAAGCGGGAGGACATACTATCGTACGCGCGGACAAACAGACCTACGTCGTGATCGGGGCCGGCCAGCGTCCGACAGGCGGATACCGGTTGATCGCTGAGCGGATCGAACGGAAGGGAACGCACGGCTACGTCATTCACGTCCGAGAGCAAAAGCCTGCCGCCGGAGCGATGAAGACGCAGGTAATCAGCTTCCCGACACTCGTCGTGACTGTTCCAGACAGCCAGGCACAGATCAATGTTGTGTTCCGCTAA
- a CDS encoding thermonuclease family protein, which produces MRSLLGWLLALAFVLSACGDAGEPAANGEIKATVTRVVDGDTFEISTGEKVRMIGIDTPETVKPNHPVETYGKEASNFTKQLLTGQEVRLVFDVEPHDRYKRLLAYVYLPDGTFVNEKLVREGYARIMTIPPNVAYADLFLEAERDARKHNRGLWGAEPSADAGEPEGGEEPSTATPSDSSREDAPPPGKPIKGNINAKGEKIYHMPGTSHYERTKAELWFATEEEAQAAGFRPPKR; this is translated from the coding sequence ATGAGAAGTCTACTGGGTTGGCTCCTGGCGCTGGCCTTTGTGCTGAGCGCTTGCGGCGATGCCGGGGAGCCGGCGGCAAACGGAGAGATAAAAGCGACCGTCACGCGTGTCGTCGACGGCGACACATTTGAAATTTCCACGGGGGAGAAAGTGCGGATGATCGGGATCGACACGCCGGAGACCGTCAAGCCGAATCACCCTGTTGAGACTTACGGCAAGGAAGCGAGCAACTTTACCAAACAATTGCTGACGGGACAGGAAGTGCGCCTCGTCTTTGACGTAGAGCCTCATGACCGGTATAAACGGCTTCTGGCGTACGTCTATTTGCCGGATGGCACTTTCGTCAATGAAAAGCTGGTACGCGAAGGCTACGCCCGGATCATGACGATCCCGCCCAACGTTGCCTATGCCGATCTCTTTTTAGAGGCGGAGCGGGACGCGCGCAAGCACAACCGGGGACTGTGGGGAGCGGAACCGTCCGCCGACGCGGGGGAGCCGGAGGGAGGCGAGGAGCCGTCCACAGCGACGCCGTCCGATTCCTCCCGAGAGGATGCGCCCCCTCCGGGCAAGCCCATTAAAGGAAATATTAATGCCAAAGGGGAAAAAATCTATCACATGCCGGGCACTTCGCATTATGAACGGACGAAGGCGGAGCTCTGGTTTGCGACGGAAGAGGAAGCCCAGGCTGCCGGATTTCGCCCGCCCAAACGCTAG